In the Candidatus Electrothrix sp. GW3-4 genome, one interval contains:
- a CDS encoding RNase adapter RapZ has product MKITLFSFGFKHGYPDANIVWDVRFLPNPYWDEHLREHTGQEEQVATYALENAKAREFLQHLVALLAFTLIQHKAGKREGLRCAIGCTGGRHRSVAVVEYLRNILSKHLDSEDELIVSHRDIDKK; this is encoded by the coding sequence ATGAAGATTACCCTTTTTTCCTTTGGCTTTAAACACGGCTATCCTGATGCCAATATCGTCTGGGATGTTCGTTTTCTCCCTAATCCCTACTGGGATGAGCATCTGCGGGAACATACGGGCCAGGAAGAGCAAGTGGCAACCTATGCCCTGGAGAATGCAAAGGCTCGGGAATTTTTACAGCACCTTGTTGCTCTCCTCGCCTTTACACTGATCCAGCATAAGGCAGGGAAACGGGAGGGCCTGCGCTGTGCAATCGGCTGCACTGGAGGGCGTCACCGCTCCGTTGCCGTAGTTGAATACCTACGTAATATTCTCTCCAAACACCTCGACAGCGAAGACGAGCTAATTGTATCCCATCGGGATATTGACAAAAAATAG